CAACAATCCTTGTTCGTGTACTTCCTTTATACAGACAGATAGATTGTGCTTTCAGTTGTGTTACCTTTTGTTaagattttgtttgttatttgctCTCAGTAATGAAGAGGAAGAGAGAAGTGATGTCGATCCAGCTGCCCAATTTGCAGGGGTATGCATcttgttttcttattttctgttaacccattcactcttAATTGAACCAATTAACAAGTAAGATTGCCTGGCACTAGACAGAGTGAAGTCTCTAGGCATTTCCCTGTGGAGGTTAATTTACTGTAACAGTTGTAGTAGCGAAGAGATAGAGTCTGACTTCTGACTTAATGCTACCAatgtttttaccacaattgcttgtaatctcgctaTCTGTTTGACTAATTTGACAACGCTTgcaagcgttttttttttttggtgtcatGATCTTGGTcatgctctgaaataaacatttcctgtggtgttgaatattgtggtaacaaacaaatcaaatgtgTGTCACATTGTCTCTAtaatgatattcgtcatcacagtggtcaagatttgttgtggactcactcggtTACGCCTTGTGAATTCACATCATTTCCACCAGTTTGATGACAAACATCATTGTCtacaagagtacagacaacCATGAACCACATTCAATTTGTTAAACATATTATACGTGTATAAGTACATGTAACCATGCCACCAACCTTAGAAGTTATACTCTTTATTTTTTAGTTGCTTCAAAGAAATTTACTTGGAGGGCTATTGGCAGGtaatttaaacattttaaacatggctcaagccagtttcaacaatttaaaGGGAATGTCTTAATTGAAGGATGAACTCTCAGGGCTGCAATTAATTTCCCGGCTGGCGCCAGTCAAATTGTCCAGTCAAACCTATTTTTGTTCGGACATATCCAATTTTTGTCCGGACAAACATCGAGTATGTCTTATCGCTATAAAACCTGAATTTAGCTACTTTTCGTCAATTTCAAGTCTATACTCCATCATCCATGGGGAAAACATTTCCTTATCCTTGCAAAGTATGATGTCCATAAATCCAATTCTTATCTACCGGTGCATTACTATCACTGAAAAGCTTTTTGGTAACCAAAGCTTTTATTAGGGGCATGCCAGAAGTGATGATTGAGTTCTTCCCTTTGAGCCTTTTTAATCTAAACTTACTGCATTTTTGCTTCAGTAAAGTTTGAGaagaatttttcaaatattttatataAACGACCCACATGACACATGGCATGGCACCTAATACAATGAAATCCTTGGTCAATCGTTTGAGATGAATCGCTTATATAGGCCAGGTAAAGTTTACATGTTGTCATAATTATGTGAATTTACTGCTAAAAAGGTTTGCTTCCCTTGAAAATAGAATGTTAAGTTAATCGTGGTATTTATAGCTTAAGTGATTCGCACGGAAATGTCGACAAGTAGACAAATGAATCTAAACTtgctttctttttattgttattgtcacacttaaattttgaagacaaaGGGTGCCATGACCCTTGTACCGACACTGAGAGGTTTTGTTATCCAATCATGTTTACAAAACCCACATGGActaataataaagtaattcaCAGCCGTGACCGGTACACATCTGTAAGACCAGCTAATTTGCGGTGACGACTTGGTGAATGACAAAGCGAAAATGATAGCCAGATATTCTATGACTACTACGAATCATTTGTTTAGAGTTCTTGGTCTGGTAGTTAAGTATCCGTCTTTTCCCCTCCTTTTTCACAAAcgccaacaattttttttcctaccAGCGTAAATGACCGGACAAATTGTCCTGCCATCTAAGTATTTGACCGGACAAAACCTATTTTTGACCGGACAttgtaaagtaaaagtaaagtggcccatttatatagcgcccctgtcactaacgtctcaaaggtgctttacaatgatcaatttacccccaatggactggaagcatatactgGCGCAAAtagcagccgcttctaagcagtccatgcatgctggtactcattttaccgacctcggaaggatggaaagctgagtgaactttaggaggaaagaaggtcgccaaatattccagtctcggcagaaccgggaatggaacctgggaccttagggttggaaggcagagatcttaccactgcgccccCGGCTGTCCATTGACTGGCTGTTATTTGCAGCCCtgaactctacaacactgtttcatgTTAAGGCAACGTTATGGTACCAAGGTGTACTTGTCAATGTGacataataggttaccatggcaacaaaagagccatctaaaaacgcTTTATATTTTGTTGGTAAGGACATTCACGCTGATTGTTTGTGcccaacgttactgcgcaggtaacgcaaCTGTAATATGTCATGCgttacttcaagcattagtgaagttgaggttttaaaacctttgcaaaaaccgtggaagatAAGTATCGCACAGctttggatcagagaagatcgtgatcagtcaaaattggctggcaaaagaatggcacatttatttccgaatcatcatgaaacgttaaagagaagtgagcgggagggtgGAAAAGCTCCAGAAAGGTAGCTGAttgagtagtggctgaaagtttggaaaacttgaGGACGAActgttgcgtaaatttaatggggctgtgttttttcaaatgtttttattaccctacgaacttaagttcaaaatgaatgcaagtttttgaagttcttttcctttacttttgtGAAAATATTGCAGAATTGTATTTTCATCCTCGTTTGCATGAATAGTGTGGACCTGCCAGGAAACAGCCAATGAttcaatttcacaaaaaccacactacagaagatgagcatgacggcaatggagagatattttacaaaacagtaaccaaatgaagatgatgtctgcttgaaacttcgttgctatgctcgagaaagttttttttttttttttacataacaACCTTTTATcgcttcaacgatcgatcctgtcttgggttccagtccttccccaacatgataaaataaaaaaattcccaCCATAAGaagttaaataatttaaaattttcttttctcttgccATCAAATTCCGGAAGTGGTTGCAACAggtagagcttacgaaaacgctcgtcgaggatgaactctgtTGTTTACAACATCCCTAgtggcatgcaattatctaaaattCCCACTCCAAAAAGCCTatgaacggaaaccttcactctagcagtttttttttatgattttcaatggatgagcagatgaggctacatcttgttatttttatttttcgcaaCGTAAAACAAAACTTCTCTTCACTCGCCGAAGGTTACACATGAAAAAGGTACAACAGAATAAgctatttaaacttaaattgaaacgaaaaacaatagtttgaataacaaaagaaaaacactatCACCCAATGCaaagcttaattaaatattcccaTGAAGAGGTGTCAGTGTGCATACATTAAAAATTAGCAACCGTCAaacgttcttttttcttttctttttttttttacgataaCAACACTCCCACTTTTGACGTTGCTTATTTGACAGTTTTCATTCCTAGTTGGATGACAAGCTTCTCGAATCGATGCTTAGGTAACGGCTTCGTCAGAATGTCCGCAATCATCTCATCAGTGGctacatattttaaaataatcgcTCCGTCTTGCACTCCTTCACGAACGAAATGATAGCGTATATCAATGTACTTGGTCCTAGCATGACCCACAGGATTCTTTGCCATTGCAATAGCTCCTTGGTTGTCTTCATTGATTACAACGGGTTCTGCAAGGGGTTTTCCTACATCTGTGAGTAACCTTCGAAGCCAAATTGCTTCTTGAGTGGCCGTACTAAGGGCAACATACTCAGCTTCTGCTGTCGACAGCGCAACGGTGGCCTGTTTCTTGCTCAGCCAGCTCACTGCTCCCTTAGCCAATAAAAACATGTTTCCTGAAGTGGAGTGACGGTCATCCACATCACCCGCCCAATCAGCATCTGAGTAACCAATCACGTTTCCATCAGCACACTTCTTGTAACACAGGCCAAGGTATACAGTTCCTTTCAGATATCTGAGAATCCGTTTTGCTGCAGTTAAGTGACTTTGTGTAGGATTTGCACAAAACTTTGACACAACTCCCACTGCTTGGGCGATGTCCGGACGAGTTGTGATTGCAGCATAAAGTAAGCTCCCAACGATGGACTGGTACGAGATCGTATCGACTGGTCTGCTAACACCATCATCCTTTTGCAGCTTGACGTTCAAATCAGCAGGTGTGGACACCGTTTTCGCTTCTGTTTGCCCAAACGTCTTGAGCATCTTTTCGATGTACTGCCCTTGATGAAGATAGACTTGCTTTCTTTCCTTGTCTTGAACGATACAAACTCCCACATAGTAATGCAGCTCCCCCATATCTTTCATCTTAAACTGCAAGTTTAAGCTGTCCTTAAGTCTTTGCATCTCGAAAATGTTTTCCGCTAGTATCATAAGATCATCGACGTGGATTGTGATGATTGTGAACATATCCTTCTTTCTGATGAACACACAGGGATCTGCTGTGGCTTGAGTAAAACCAACCTTTTCAACACTTTCCCTGAAAGCTTTATTCCAACACCGGAACGACTGCTTTAATCCATATAGCGACTTCTCTATCTTGCATACCAGATGCTCTTCTCCGGGTTTCACATATCCTTCCGGTTGCTGCATGTAAATTTCTTCATTGAGTTTGCCATTAAGAAAAGCTGTCTTAACGTCCATCTGATGAATCAGGAGATCATACTGGACTGCAAACGCTAGCAAAAAACGGATTGAAGAGAAACGAACTACAGGCGAAAAAATTTCATCATAATCAATCCCATATTTCTGCGCGTAACCCTTGGCTACTAGGCGTGCTTTAAAACATTCCACTCTACCGTCTACATCATGCTTCAGCTTAAACACCCATTTGCATCCTATAGCTTTCCGACCCGGGGGTAATTCAACCAACTTCCATGTCTTGTTCTCAATCAGAGAATTGTACTCTGCATCCGTAGCTACTTTCCACTCTGCAGCATGATCACTCGACTTTGCTTCTTGTATGGTTGAAGGCTCATCTACCTCACTTAGATGATAGGCAACATGGTGCACGCAGTCGGTCGCGGCGTCTGGATATTCGTCATAACCATATCTGACAGGTGTTTTATGCTTTCTCTCAGATCTTCGGGGTTCTTGCTGTTCTTCTTTCTCTGATCTCCTAAtttctgcttcttcttcttcttcgtcctTTGCAATGGTGTCCGCATTCTGCTTCACCTCCATGCTCTTTGGGTCTGGCTCTGTAGTCGTGGCTGAATTCTGGCCGAAATCACTCTCGTTAAACTCAACATCTCTCCGGATATAGAGCTTTTGGTTCGTCTCATCAAAAAGACGATATCCCTTTGACGTCAAGCTGTAGCCCACGAAACGCATCCTTTTTGACTTCGTATCCAGCTTTCGCCGTTCGCAGTCTGGCACGTGAGCGTAGGCCATACATCCAAATACTCGAAAGTGGTTCACATCCGGTTTCCTACCATACCACCGCTCATAAGgagtttctctttcttttagGGTCGTTGTGGGAAGCCAATTTCTCACATACGCAGCTGCAGAGATAGCTTCGGCCCAAAAAATGTTCGATAATCCTGCATGCGCAATCATTGAGCGTGCTGACTCAACCAAAGTTCGATTCATTCGTTCTGATACACCATTTTGTTGGGGTGAGTGTGGCACTGTCAACTCGTGTCTAATTCCTCTCTCCTTCAGATAGTTTTGAAATGCAGATGACAAATACTCGCCACCATTGTCAGTCCGCAAAGTTCCTATCACTCTGCCGGCATCGCTGGTAGTTGTGGCTTCAAActctttaaatttgtcaaacacTTCTGATTTGTGTTTCATAAAGTATACAGCGCAGCACCGAGTGTAATCATCgataaatgtgacaaaatactTTGCTCCTCCAATCGACTGTGTTTGCATTGGACCACACACGTCACTATGCACCAGCTGTAGTTTACGCGTCGACCAAATCCTTCCCACTGTGGGAAACGGTTTTCGACACATCTTTCCTGCCAAACATCCTTCGCAAAATGACAATTCAGTAATTCTCTCAATGTCAAACCCTTGCACACATTCATTCTGAACACACTTCTTGAGGCGTGACTCGTGCACGTGCCCGAGACGTTGGTGCCACAAGTCGCTACGAGATTGCGCAACTGAGGCATACCCAGAAGAGACAACTTGGCAATCTAGTTGATAGAGTTTATCAGCCAGTGACCCCTTTCCACGAAGCTTTCCATTCTCATCCCAGATACAACATTTATTAGGGCCAAATTCGACAGCATTACCCTTAGCAACTGCAGCTCGTACAGAAAACAGATTGCAGGTGATTTTAGGCACATACAGCACGTCATGCAAGACAGCTTTCTTAACCTCAGTTCCTGGAAACAGCATATTCATTTGAACGCGTCCAGATCCCAATGCTTTCACAACACGACCGTCTCCTAGAGCAACGTTTTCAGGGTCTTCAAATTCCTGGAAATTAATCAAAATGTGCTTCTCTTTTGTCATATGACTTGATGCACCTGAGTCGATCAGCCATGGATAGCATTCTTTATCCGCAGACTTAACGTTTCCAGCAAACGCCATGAAAGCTGCAGCATAAACATCTTCACCATCGACGTCAGAATTTTCCTGTCGGCTCTTCTTACTCTCGGCTATTTTTGCTTTAAATGCTGATCAACCGATGTACCTTCTTTCATTTCAGAGCGAAAATACTGCTTTTTCAGAAGCAATTTGTTCGCGAGGGTCTCTCGCTCGAAGTGGTTTTTCAAGGCATCCCATGCTTGTTTAGGTTCTTCGCACGAGGTGACCAAGTAAAGCTGAGCACTGTCAATCGCCAATACAATTGTCGAGAACGCTTTGTGTAACCGCGACTGGAAAAGTGCCGCCGCCGCTGCTGTTGCGTCGCTTGGTAGGACTTCTGAACCATCCACAAGACTCCATAATTCTTTTGCCATAAGTAAATGTTTCATCTGGAATTTCCAAGTGTTCCAGTTACTCCCGTTAAGTTTCTCGATCGACCATTTCTCCTCCATGACTCATCCAAACAGCAAACTTGAAATCGAAGACGTCATAAATTCAAAAACCTACTCGTAAATCCAAAAAGCACAAAAGTTGTTCAGCTCAACCACAACTGGGCCCATAACCTTTTATTTTTCGCAACGTAAAACAAAACTTCTCTTCACTCGCCGAAGGTTACACATGAAAAAGGTACAACAGAATAAgctatttaaacttaaattgaaacgaaaaacaatagtttgaataacaaaagaaaaacactatCATCCAATGGaaagcttaattaaatattcccgTGAAGAGGTGTCAGTGTGCATACATTAAAAATTAGCAACCGTCAaacgttcttttttcttttctttttttttttacaataacaacagTTATTATGAcggatttatcgaaattaaggaaTTTCTCTACTGCcatttctccgaaacaaagtcggtgacccccaattttcttttgatttttggagtaagtactttatgacctaactccaGGCGAGAAATGCCttaattttgataaataaattgctgaaaagtgattagcgGGCTAAGATACAGTAAAACTCTCTGGAAAGTTCGAAAAaattatctgcagcagattcATAACCACCTTCTCAACTGGAAAATTTAAAGGTGGacctgaatctgctccagagaattttttatagcaTTGCAGAGTTTCATGTTTGTATAGTCTGCTAATCACTtttagcaataaaaaaatgggaaatGGGGATAGTTTCCAAATGAGCTGGGCTCTAGTTTGCTTGAGATCAGGCCCGAagtgctcgaagcatggttagcccAAGCactaaccagcattaaataccatgggaacctataggttttgatatctcttaacCAAGGGTTAGCACTAACTAGCCTTCGAGCAACTGGCCCCAGGTCTTTAAAAACTTAATGTTTTCCCCTTCAATTTTAGCTGGCAAATGAACAACATATTAATATAAaattaaaactataaaaatttccaaaactcaGAGCACAATTAAAGACTAAAAAGACTAGACAAGTGGAATATTTCATTCGGATCTACCGAACTTCGTCAGCCACAATTAATGTATAATGTTTATGGTGTGTTACAGGTGCATCACCTGAGGAAGCAAGGGCAAGAAGATCCCGAAGACCAAGGACAAGAATAAGCATTCGCACCAATCAAAGGGCAGGAGAGAGAGGGGATTCCGCCAATGCTACTACTGCTGCAGCAATCGACATGTAAGATTGTTTTCACCCAATATtcttggtgttgtttattttcaATGCTGTGCCAATGTTATCCTCTTTCACAGGCATTTTTATTGAAGTCATCCCTCTCCTTTCCACTGTGACTGTTTGCACAAAATGACTTGTCCAAAAACGTTGTTGGGGAAGGCTATGCAAGTCTTTGCTTATGTAGATACATGTCCTGGTAACAAACTGTAGAAAGGAGATGTCCTCTTAGGGTCGTCTCACTAATTGCACAAGAAATTACTAACCATAAAAGATTCACATTGTGAAATCAGAGGCAGTAAGCTGTTTTCAATGATAAAGcatgcacatgtacatgtacatgtttgtggcaaattttattGAGTAAGTAACAAAGGGACCATGAGCCCTGCAGGGCCGGTGTGTTCTTCTCTAGTAGTCTGAGGCATGCTTCTCTGGTAAAGGTTTGATAACTGGACCTCTTAGAGTGCATTTCCTGCATGTAAAAGTTTGCCAACCAATCCAAGGTTTGTGCTCTTCGTAAAATTTGGGGTAATTTCTCAATTAATGCCCAGGTTGAAAGCCTGTTCTCTGAAAATTGCTTAGTGCCTTGGCCATGTGCATTAATTAACAGAAAATTCCTGTACTGTTTTTTTGCAGGATTCTTCAGAATCTTTTTGGGAGCTTAGGAGCACAAGGTATTATTTTCAGCTCAGATTATGaggttaaattattatttaaacaTTATAATTTGATTTTCTAAGTGAAAGATCATCGCATTGTTGCAAAGAAACCAGAGCAGGCTTGAATAGGGCTTTTTAAACGTTGACCTGGCGATTGGCCCGCAGTTGAAATGGGGCAGGCATATATGTGTATCTTCTAACACACTGTATAATATTTAAATGGGCAAGGAATTATGAAGTGCCTACAAAGCAAAATGAATATCCAGTTTGTTATAAAGATTAGTCTTAAAAATCTGTGATTCCAAAATTTGGGTGGTCTGCCAGAGGTCAAGTGTAGTGGTTCTTTAAGCATTGGAGCTTTGGATATCTTGTCcacaaacattaatttaaatGGTATGGACTCATTCTGTCAAAATGACATATCCAGTCAGTCACTGACATGTTTGGAACTTTGATACTCCATGTGACCTTGTGTTCTTTATATCCCTCATTCAACACCTCAGTCCCTTGACCATTTTGACACTGAGCCAAATAGGCTTATTTCTGATGCTTATAAAATAGCCATTTTAGGTACGAAACATACGGAAAggaagtgtctagtcgttctagtactaattagggacactgtaaactgagatCAACAATTAATTCaactcaagtcaaatgttggtttttgaggaggcggaaaaaccggagtacccagagaaaaaccacttggtgcagagtagagaatcaacaaactcaacccacataattatgactccgagtctgggaatcgaacctgggccacattggtgggaggcaagtgctctgaCCACTGTGCTGTTCCTGCACCCCTGctgaaaaaaatcaatattgcattaattttgtgcaTGTTAAAGTTGTCTGTCAATGGTCGTTACAGGTACTACTGGTGAAGACGGTCATCCAGGCAATCTTGCATTTCCTTTGTAAGTGATGGGGTTCAAAGTGAATAATTTACTTCAAAGTGGTAGGATTGTTAATTTTATGTACTAAGGGAAAACCTCTTGAGGATGAACTTGACAATATCAATGTCCCACTGAATTAATTTTGCCATTAGTGAGCTGTAATAAATTGAAATTATTTATCTTGTCCTGAAATCAGCAATCCTTCATGACAATGTTATCATTGCTTTCCTTGTCCAGCAATATTCTCCGTCTCCATGGAAACCCTGGTGATTATGCCTGGGGTACAGAAGGCTTGGATTCAATCATAACACAGGTTAGTGACCTTTCCCTTAATTAAAAAAGCCTACGGCATGAACAAAgctgttatttatttatttttgaacaGAAAAGAGGGTTGGTTCAACTAATCTAGCCAAAAAACTTCTGCATATGACTGCTACAGtgcattgtaaataattttgtacCCCATTGCATTATCTTTGAATGTGGactttcaataataatatcagggttcgtgctactccttgaagtccttgaaaagtcctggaatttaattttggacttcaagggtgcttgaaaagcccttgaaaaaaagaattttgtagaaaactgcttgaaaactccttgaattttttcttgggtgaaaattgttgagattgcatcatgctaagttaaagagacatttcaaaaattgaacCCAAAGTTGACCATTAGGGAaacattaaaaccaaaaattaaaatgcctgtgcatgcacttaacttgcaggatctggtaaggaatatcaaggtaggcttttcagcaaagaaaacactgaaacactatgtatggcaCAGCAATCTTCTTATAAAGACTCCTTCAAAACTCAATtcctggttcttgaaaactccttaaatactcctggaattttataggCAAAATCGAGCACGAACCctgaatattattggttaatttTATGTCATTTACTAAAAAACATGATTCTGTTTTGTGGTAAATTAGCTTCTAAACCAGATGGAAGGTAGTGGTCCTCCACCAGCAGATTCTAACAGAATACAAGCACTTCCTAAAGTAATAGTTTCACAAGAATTAGTAGGTATGActaaaaaaaacctgaaatGATTACATTGTATCTTCTCTTATTGGTACTACTTAAAATTGCACCAGGGGAAATGTTTGTGGTTTAATTACAGACCAATGAACTTATTGTACATTGTTTGGACTGTAAGCTTTGTCCTCTCTATTGATAAggaattgttaaaaaaaattctgaatagGGTTGGCGTCTTTAGCCAACCCAGAGGGAACAAATTTCAGGGTTTTGTCTGATCTTATTGGttcatatttctttttgttagTCCATTGTTGTTTTATCATCACCCTGTTTAGAAAGAGTATTTCTCCCAACGTTACAATACATGTAAGTCTCTTTCTTCTTTTGTCCCTATTGAATTTAGATGCTTGTGCTGATTGTGCTGTTTGCCAAGAGAAGTTAGTGTTAGGAGAAGAAGTTAGGCAATTACCTTGTAGACATTATTTTCACTTTGATTGCATAGAACCTTGGTTAAAGCAGGTGAGTTCACTTAGAGCTTGTTCTTTAACCCATGTCTTGAACTGGGTTAAAACAGGTTAAGACCACACCactttgaattttcattgaTAATGAGTTGAAGATTAGAAATAAGACAGAAAATCAATCAAACCTTTTCCGTGCAATTTTACATAAGGATTACAAGGGGCAAGGAAGCAAAGACGACAAGAATAATTATCGTCCAATCTCAGTACTTCCATTACTCGAGTGAAgatatgatcttcgcagttgtgaacgcaatttttacaattgggtagagaagcctgaaaaattcaggacttcaacagggtttgaacccgtgagctcgcgattccagtgcggcgctctaaccaactgagctatgaagccactgacattgggagctggtcacttgtgggttctaatggtcccgtgaggaatgaatcaatgatgaaatggtatatgaaatgaatcataagaactgcagatatgaaatcaagtgaagctatgatcttggcagttatgaacgcaatttttacaactgtgtagagaagcctgaaaatttcaggacttcaacggggtttgaacccgtgacctcgtcgCCCCGGAATCGCTACTTGGATTAAAATTAGACAATCACTTGAGTTTTACTGAGCACATACAtgacatttgtaaaaaaatgtcaCAACGTATTGCGGTGCTAAAGAAGATAAAGGGTAACCTGCCTCTCACAGAGCGTAAGCTTTATTTCAATGCCCTGATCAAGCCAATAATGCTGTATGGCTCATGTGCATGGTGTACTGCGTCAGAAGAGAACGTAAACCTCGTATCCAAGCTGCAAAAGCGAGCAGCTTGAGTAATCTTAGATGCAGATATCGGTGAAAGGAGCAAGTTGCTTTTTAGACGACTTGATTGGCTGCCGCTTAAGGAAGAGCTAAACCTAAAAAGGGCTAGTTTAATATTTAGGCGCATCAAAGATGAAAATAATTGTCCCAGCTATATAACGAAACTTTTAACGAGGAAGTCGGACCAAC
The sequence above is a segment of the Montipora foliosa isolate CH-2021 chromosome 2, ASM3666993v2, whole genome shotgun sequence genome. Coding sequences within it:
- the LOC137992058 gene encoding E3 ubiquitin-protein ligase RNF126-like; the encoded protein is MAEAAVERQNERFYCHECNREVSLNLPEFTCSQCQGEFIEQLSDSNEEEERSDVDPAAQFAGLLQRNLLGGLLAGASPEEARARRSRRPRTRISIRTNQRAGERGDSANATTAAAIDMILQNLFGSLGAQGTTGEDGHPGNLAFPFNILRLHGNPGDYAWGTEGLDSIITQLLNQMEGSGPPPADSNRIQALPKVIVSQELVDACADCAVCQEKLVLGEEVRQLPCRHYFHFDCIEPWLKQHDSCPVCRLSLSSTQTRGS